The window GCGTCCCTTTCCGACTCCGCCGTGCGTCGGCTGATTCCGGAGGGAAAGCTGCAGGCCTTTACACCCCATACGCTGACGGACCTTCCAGCACTGCTGGCAGACCTGGAGCGCATCCGCACCCAGGGCTATGCTATTGAAAATGGGGAATATAAGATCGGCTTGCGCTCTGTGTCCGCTCCGGTATATAGCCGGGAAAATGACATTGCGTATATCGTCAGCGCCGTGGGCCTGTTCCGCAGGGTGGAGTCCGACGAGTTTGACCTGGTGATTCGCCAGACCTGCGACGATGCCCGGGCTCTGTCGCTGCAAAACGGCGGTGGCGGCTGCGCGGAAAAGCCGTGTCTGCCCCGGTAAAAACCGCAAAATGGAAACGGGAGGGATGCACCATGCGTACCCGAGAGGGCCGGCGGGGCCTGCTTTTCATCTGCATATTGGCGGTGGTGCTGCTGGCGCTGTTGCTCCTGTCCTTTGGGCTGGGGCGCTACGCTGTGCCGCCGGCGGAGGTAATACGGATATTGCTCTCCCGCATTTTCCCCGTGACCCCCAGCTGGACGGAGCAAATGGAGACGGCGGTGATCAGTATCCGCCTGCCCCGGATCTTGCTCGCCTGCATGGTGGGCGGCTGCCTGTCTGCCGCCGGTACGGCCTATCAGAGCGTATTTCGCAATCCCATGGCGGCGCCGGATATTTTGGGCGCCTCCTCCGGGGCCTGCTTTGGTGCGGCCCTGGCCATTCTGCTGGGCTTTTCCCGCAGCGGCGTTACGGCTCTGGCCTTTGTCAGCAGCCTTTTGTCCGTGGCACTGGTGTATGCCATCGCCCGGCGGGCCAAGGGAAATCCCGTGACAATGCTGCTGCTGGCGGGAGTGATGATCGGCTCCCTGTTTTCCGCCTGCACCTCCTATGTGAAGCTGGTGGCCGATCCCACAAACCAGCTTCCGGCCATCACCTACTGGCTTATGGGCAGCCTCTCGGGTACGCGGATGAATGCGGTGGGCTTTG is drawn from Vescimonas fastidiosa and contains these coding sequences:
- a CDS encoding FecCD family ABC transporter permease produces the protein MRTREGRRGLLFICILAVVLLALLLLSFGLGRYAVPPAEVIRILLSRIFPVTPSWTEQMETAVISIRLPRILLACMVGGCLSAAGTAYQSVFRNPMAAPDILGASSGACFGAALAILLGFSRSGVTALAFVSSLLSVALVYAIARRAKGNPVTMLLLAGVMIGSLFSACTSYVKLVADPTNQLPAITYWLMGSLSGTRMNAVGFAAVPMLIGLVPLLALRWRINLLTLDEEEARSMGVNTGCLRLVVILCATVLTAACVAVSGMIGWVGLVIPHLSRKLVGSNCRYLLPASTIFGAIFLLLVDNISRNLLATEIPIGILTAFVGAPFFLYLMTRKEQLL